ACTATCAACAAATTAATAACCGCTTGCACGCCTGGGCTTCAGCAGCCAAGGGATCATTCTTCCGCCAGCCGACAGAGTGGCAGCTAGTTCACGATAATCTTCATATCCAGCTCCCTCTCTTACCAGAGGGTTACCTCCCTTTCTCCGATGCAGGAAACGAGCAGCTCGGTGATACGGCAAAAGGGCAGCTGCTTGTCTCACTCTGTAAAGCGCTTTCTATTATGCATGAAGAACAATTTTACATGGGATTTTTACTGCCCGACATGCTGTTTTTCCATCCGCAAACCTTACACATTATCATCGATGTTCAACCCTTCCCGTCGGCCAACGAGTTTATCAATCATTTGTTGACCGATTATCCGTTCGCTTCATTTTCACGTTACGCCAGAAGGTTTCTCCTATCGCGCGTGGCGGACTTTGAAGCTATTTATCTGCTGATCCAATCGCTTTACAGATCAATTCCGGCTTCTCTTCAACCGCTTGTTGAGCGTCTTCGCACTCAGCCGGAGTCTTTTCTATTTGCCAATGAAATTGCTGATCTCATTCTGATCAGTCTGGACATGCCCCCTGAGAATCAATCCGTCACCTACGTTGGGAAGAATTTGCTGCACCCGGCTGCGGCGCCTGTAACCGAGGAACAGCGGGAACATTTCCGTTATTTTCTGCAATCGGGCGGAGAACGGTTATTAGGACTCATCTGTGAAAATGAAGCGATTCGCTTCGATGTCTACACGCAGCATATTAACGAAGTGCTTGAGAATGGTTACTTTTTCAAAATTGTCTCCCAGTCACTGCCCTACGCCACTTTGCGGGAAGTCGTGACTCGAACCTTGCACATAGCCTACGGGATTCTACCCGGATCCGTGACCATGCTGCGCAACTTATCGCGGAAATTCGATCAACTGCTGAAGAAGCATTATGAAGGAGATGATATCCTTTATTTGGTTACAGAGTGGCTGGTTCTGTTTTTTTCATCGGTGATCCCCTTGTTTCCAGTTCAGAAGTTTTACTACATTTTTGAAAACTGCGAGCATTTCGATGAAGATTCTCAGCTTATTCTGCGGAATTTCTGGAGAGAGCAAGGGCGCGTCATGGCCAGCTTGCATTTTACGTTTAGCGGCAGCCAGCTTCCTCAGCATTTTGCCGAGCTTTCTTTTCCAACGTTGAATATCCTTGATTCTGATCCGGCCATTTATAAGCAGTTGCTTGCCTCGCAGCTCGGCCGTGCTGATTCTACACTGCTTTGTGATCTCCAAGACTGGCTGCATGCGAACAAAATGAATATAAGCCACTGCCGAATTATTCTCGAGGAGCTTATTTCATCTAAGCAAATTCTGCTTACTGAAAGCGGCTGGCACAAGACCGCGACTTTTCATCTGGATGACAAAAAGTTGTATCCTCCAAGCTTGTTTGCTGGTCGCATCGCTCAACTGGACCCTGAAGAACTAGAACTATTGCGGCTCCTGTGCTGTTTGCCGATGCCCATCAATCTATTTTCCATGTTCACTGCTAATGAGAAGGATTTGGGCAGCGTGCTGCCTTCTCTTACGCGATTAGCTGAGCTTGGGCTTGCTCATGTCAGTCACAATGACAGCGTATTTATCTCGAGCGAAATCACGCAATTGGTCTTGGAGCAGCTTGGAGCAGTTGCCCTAACAGCTTACTATCAAACCGCTTTGCGCTACCAACATCAGTTTCGCCCATTTGCCCTGCCGCAGCTTATAACGCTCTCCAGTTTGGCCAGTGAGTACAAAATCGAATACTATTTGTTGTTAAAATATTACAAGCAAATCCGCTCGCTTCTTTCGTACAGTCAGAAGATTGAATTGCTGGAGCGCATTAAATATTTGTTCGAAAAGCTCGAACGGCCGTATCTTATTTTCCTGGATCGGCTGCTGAGTCGCATCTACCATCTTCTGAATCAATTTACGCTCTCAGAACAATTAGCCTCAACCGTTTATGAACATACCGGTAAAATTACGGATCGCTTTGCATGGACGTTCCTGCGCATCATTCAAAACAAAGAAGACGTATATGAACTGCGTGATAAGCTGTTTCCTTACATCTTCGATGCAACGCAAGCTTTGGAGAATCGCGTCAGAGCAGCCTTTTTATTGAACACCAGCAATTTCTGCTTCCCCTTGCAAGATGAAGAAATGAGTCAGCTCCATATTTTCTATATGGAAACCGTGTATCCGAATCGAAACCAGTTGACACTGCGCCATTTCGCAGAAGTTTCGAATTATTATGCAATCAATCTATTGATCCACTTTCCTGAGCTCGAGGAATGGGCTTTATCGATCGCCGCCAAATTGGAGCCGCTGCTGGATACGTCCCCGCATACGGATCTGATGCTCCGTCTGTATGACGTTTATTCCTACCAAAGCAATAATAAGCTGATCAATAAGTATGTGTACCACGGGATTGAGGGCGCCAAGCGCTCTGGCTACACGCTCAAGGAACAAGTCGGCCATCTGAACGCGATGGAATTCTCCCTGAACCAAGGCGATATGGCAAGTTATCTGTATCACAAGGAACGCGTTGTCCAGGTGGAC
Above is a genomic segment from Paenibacillus sp. HWE-109 containing:
- a CDS encoding GGDEF domain-containing protein; amino-acid sequence: MPPANHETLPTNRHLTYSHTLAHSVMHIDHKLWQYFHYQQINNRLHAWASAAKGSFFRQPTEWQLVHDNLHIQLPLLPEGYLPFSDAGNEQLGDTAKGQLLVSLCKALSIMHEEQFYMGFLLPDMLFFHPQTLHIIIDVQPFPSANEFINHLLTDYPFASFSRYARRFLLSRVADFEAIYLLIQSLYRSIPASLQPLVERLRTQPESFLFANEIADLILISLDMPPENQSVTYVGKNLLHPAAAPVTEEQREHFRYFLQSGGERLLGLICENEAIRFDVYTQHINEVLENGYFFKIVSQSLPYATLREVVTRTLHIAYGILPGSVTMLRNLSRKFDQLLKKHYEGDDILYLVTEWLVLFFSSVIPLFPVQKFYYIFENCEHFDEDSQLILRNFWREQGRVMASLHFTFSGSQLPQHFAELSFPTLNILDSDPAIYKQLLASQLGRADSTLLCDLQDWLHANKMNISHCRIILEELISSKQILLTESGWHKTATFHLDDKKLYPPSLFAGRIAQLDPEELELLRLLCCLPMPINLFSMFTANEKDLGSVLPSLTRLAELGLAHVSHNDSVFISSEITQLVLEQLGAVALTAYYQTALRYQHQFRPFALPQLITLSSLASEYKIEYYLLLKYYKQIRSLLSYSQKIELLERIKYLFEKLERPYLIFLDRLLSRIYHLLNQFTLSEQLASTVYEHTGKITDRFAWTFLRIIQNKEDVYELRDKLFPYIFDATQALENRVRAAFLLNTSNFCFPLQDEEMSQLHIFYMETVYPNRNQLTLRHFAEVSNYYAINLLIHFPELEEWALSIAAKLEPLLDTSPHTDLMLRLYDVYSYQSNNKLINKYVYHGIEGAKRSGYTLKEQVGHLNAMEFSLNQGDMASYLYHKERVVQVDELRRKDLAENYLTNQLLFALEWEQWTTFHELETILIAQHITESSQALLSVFQGYAAFRQHQPVHIPASLENEHNAVFLEALLQTSRGNLDMACQLFGQFIAKNNSGLFTGWAYRELLALLLRLKSEHVEAGFEQFETYMKRYAYDVFWPDYYRLSADRAMHEGDIQSAMLYLRRALNGYQMIQKDNWQPYLKACMELVIQPSFSPATPAIMQNDFVLKMIADREQWLLLSLDLQIIIELSEQVTETLDLVTTMQRLTKALFDYFPVIQLAVTYNLLHDKQKYFVTASGLRDHDELVAYQTRSEGSTTLSFTLFQRGDQTITLQVYVDGMTKTKLQHMEHFLSFIKPHIINVLLHREMVIDNLTGFYLRGHFMEKLRDEFELSSRYQLDLSVIMIDVDNFRRVNDYGHPEGDRVLREIADIFRFNLRKSDIAGRYGGEELILILPKTDGKEALKIARQLRSEIEKEFAFGRPYTITVSVGVSSLELCQPSSVEQLIEQADMAEITAKKTGKNKVVAAWENEDFRQDD